The window AGTTAAGGCTTTTACGACAAAGATTAAGGTTCCTAAAATAAATGTTGTAACGGATCTGAACACACACTAGGACGGAGAAGATCACATACTAAGGCAAAGAGTCTTTATATGAACGAACACCAGACTACGCTGGGAAGAGAAACCCACATTTGTTAATACTTGGACCATAACTAAATTACAAATGACCATCTTTCTTGATCAAGGCTTTCATTTGAATACAATTTGCAGTGTGACATAAAAGCTGTAATGTAGTGCTTGAAGCAGAGAATTGGAGTGCCAATTTCAATGCTGTGAATGAATGGAAACAAGAGTCAAAGAGAGTGAAGTTAACAGTAAGAGCTGAAGGGAAAAGGGCATGGCGGACAAGGAACGTTGACAGTTCCTTCAAGCATCTGTAACACCTCCTTCATATTAGGCCTCAGCGATGGCTCCTCTTGAATACACCAAATTGCTATCATCAACAAAGTCTCTAGCCTCTTCTCATCCCTCGTGGCCTCCTCATCCCTGTCCACCAACTCTTCAAGTTTACCATATCTGTAGCAATCATAAGCCCAGTCCGTTAATATTGCTTTGTCTTCGCCACCACATGCTGTCTTGGCAACACTCCTACAAGAAATAATCTCCAACAACATCACTCCAAAGCTATAAGTATCCACTTTTGCTGTGATCGGCATACTCCGGAACCACTCTGGTGCCATATACCCTCTAGTTCCTCTAATACCTGTAAGAGTTAAGACCTGGTCAGGCATTAAGAGCTTTGCCAATCCAAAATCAGAAATCCTTGGCCTGAAAAAATCGTCTAGAAGTATGTTCTGAGGCTTTATATCACAATGGATGATCTGGGTGCTGCATTCTTCGTGTAAGTATGCAAGCCCTCTTGCGATTCCAATTGCAATCTGGGTTCTTTGGTCCCAATGAGGCCTTGAGAGTCCAAAGAGAAAGTTTGCCAAAGAGCCATTGCTCATGAACTCATATACCAAAAGCCTGTGTGGCCCTTCCTCACAAAATCCAAACAATCGAACTAAATTCTTGTGGTGGATCTGACCAATAACACTTACCTCTGTTTTGAATTCCTTCTCACCTTCTTGAACCAGCTTGTTTAGTCTCTTGACTGCAACCAGATTGTTAGAGCCGAATGGATAGAGACCTTTGTAAACAATGCCAAAAGCACCTTGTCCCAATTCTTCCTTGAACCCATTTGTtgcttcttcgatttcttcgtATGTAAATGAACACAGATTAGTCTCTGAAATGCTAGAAACTTGCTTACTAATTTTTGGTCTTTTTTGGTACGCAATGAAAGCAGTTAGACAAATTGCAGCTAACAATAGGAAGTTGATCATAAATATAGAACCACCCATTGATCCAAAAAGGATAACTATTGTCTGATCTTTCTTCTTCGTGCTTGAAGAACTTGGAAGCCTTACTTTGAAGAAAGCCTTCATAGTGACGTTTGCCTTGAACCTTCCATTGGAGAGTGGAAGCCTCTTCTTCCAACATTTCACATTACTATAAATAACAACTGCACAGTAACAGTCCAGCAAGCAAGAATTCTTGCAACCCTCTTCACTAATGGGCTCAATCTTTTCGTAATCAGCGAATGGCCAATTTGTGCCTCTCAGCTCCTTGAACTCAAACAGACTCTCAGGGGAACCCGATTCACCTTCTTCACATACTAGTGGGATTTTTGGTTTGCAGCCACTGAGACTGTTGTTTGGATCATTTAGGGTGTATTCAGGTGGGCATTTACATTTGGGCATCCCATTAGCTACTTCGCAGTAGCTATTATAACCACAAGCACCACTGCCTAGGGAACCTTTAATGTTACAGACATTTTCAGGAAAAGATTTCTCACTGGACCAGTCCTCAGTACCGCCACGAGAAGGCCTTGGATGGGCGTACAAATAAAATGCTCCACGAACATCAAGGGTAGCCCTGTGATAGAAATCAGCAATTGGGAATATGGCGGATGGTGAGAGATTAACAATGCTTCCATTGCTCCTCTCTATATAAAGACGGCCTGATTCATTGAAGACCAACTTCGAACAATCATCAGCAGGATTAGCCCCAATAGAAAAATAGGGAGCATAAGGAAAATAAGACGGTAGAATGACATGATTGAGAATGAGCGTTCCATCTTCGAGCAATCGGAGCTGAAACATTCCCCTTGAGTAGTCAGTTTTTGACAGCTGAGAAGAAAGACTGCCACCCACTTGCAGTGTCTGTCCAGGCAACATGGTGTCTGTAGGTTGCCTGAAGCTCTCCCATATGTGATCAGACTTCATACTTTCCAGCACGAAGTTGCCATTGTCGAGCATAGCAGCGTAAGCGACATTTCTGGAATTGATCATTTCAGCCTTCCATAACTGCTGGCCTTTAGGGTTTGTAAGCACGAATTGACCATCTTGTGTAAGCATAATTATGGAATTTTTTGGAGCTGGGTTACCACCATTGGCGTACCAAACAATAGTTTGATCTGGTAATTGGTTGAACCAGATACAGAGCAAGAAGAAATTCTTATCTTCAAGGGGGCGAAATCCGAAGGCAAACTCACCGGAAGGTGAAGTCCATGGAGAGCCTCCATCGCCGGCTAAGAGATGGGAATTCAAGGTCACTTTAGCTTGAGAGACAGccaagaggagaaaaagaaggaaagagatgaacagaatatgaggaaaagctACATTAGAAGCCATTGCCAAAAGCTATTTGGGAAAAAGCCTGAGAGACCCCAAAAAATTTTACAAGCAAAATTTGGAATTTCTTAACAATACATAAGACATACATGAGACATGTCGAGAAAGTAATCTCGGAGACTGCTTGGGAAAAAGTTAAGAGAGAAAATATGGTCTTTAATTTGGCTTCACAATCAAAGTAACCTGATTCTGTTGACTTTGAGTGAGAAAGCCAATCTTTGGGATTCAAAAACTCTATCTTCCATCTAAAGATTATTCCTATTTAATGGGGACTTAATAGATTATAAGTAGTTAAATAACTtatttttcatccaaaaaaaaaaaatagttatgTAACTTATGCTCTCCTTGGCTCTAACTCCAATAACTTCTTCATTTAAGCACTTACCCACTACtaataatttatcaaaaaaactaACTACTAATAAACTAATTATAATTGATCACCCATGAATTACGGTTCTCTTTggcatagtttatatttatatttttgtcctatttatgaataatcaattatgataatGGGTTAGGCTATAAACACTAATCGTTTAGTTACTACTACACTTTATAGAttatataattaaaaatatgtttGGCATGcttaaatgaaaaatatattattagGACAAGAGATCGCTATCTGGACCACTAGAACCTGCACACGCATgttggccaatgggagcataaGCGCAAGCATCGCCTTGGGTGGGATTTCTACCTTTTACATAGGGCAACACGATACTTTCACGCActtctgtgtctaggcataggagcCACTTGGGCCACACGATGAAGTAGCATTTTTTTctccatattattattatattattcatatcatactattatataagtgtATGAATTCATGTTTCGTGGTTACTTTTTCATTTAACTGTTTtacccttctttcttatttaaatatcttatatttttcattatatttttttctatttttttatttttcccaaaatattggtatcttttttatttttttaatattccattattcattaaaaaattaatttccttATTCCTCTCGTCTCTCACCGTACGTTCCTCATCTCTCATTCTTTCTATACTTTCTCTCctactttccatttttttttctatactCTCCCACTTACCTTTTTACTTTCgaaacttcccccccccccccctccttctttctctcacgttcccctctctctcttcaatgTATGAAAATTCTACATTTTTCCTTCCCATTCATGGCTCTCTCCTAGAGATCTGTATTCTCTTTCCATTTATCtatctattttctttattctaCACTTTTCCTTCCCATTCATGGCTCTCTCCTAGAGATCTGTATTCTCTTTCCATTTATCtatctattttctttctcttctcaaccTTACTTAGTTAGAAATACGCCTAACTTACGGTAAAACGAAAAATAAATCCCTTCTAATAGgagtttatatattttttttctaaatttatgtccctccatttcttcttctttttctttttctttttcttttctttttttttttttttttgcgaaTAAAACTATTCATTAGAACTTCTCAAAAAAGGATTTACAGTGTTCAAGACCTCCCTAGGGAAGGGGGGCTCCCAAAAACAAGCCAAAGGACAAGAAAACGCCCACTTCGAAATGGTATGGGGCAAACCATTTCCATTTCGACCAACATGAACAAAatcacaaaaagagaaaaaaacctTCAGGAGACATATAACCTGAACAATACAAGAGAAGGAGGGACGAGGAgctggggggggaggggagagggtgTCCCTCCACATTCACTCTTATATTTCTTTCCAGTTTTATCTCTATCAGTCCCATTTATCTTCTTAGCATATGCCCTCATTAAGATCttacctaaaaaataaaaccctcttAATTGAAAAACCAAGGCCATTGGGGAGTCGGTATGGGACGACGATGGAGATGGGagggattggattggattttttTACGTTGAGCCTCCGCCTATACAGAATTTTCCCTCGGAAATAAACCTTCATTGTAGTTGAGTTGCTCTTAATAATTATGCTTTATTTCTTGTACAGGCATACACAGTAGAACTGGAAGCTGAACCAACTCAAGGAGGAGAATGCTCGCCTCAAGCGAGTTCCGGTAACGAGAGCAGTATATCTAAACTCTAAAccatccaaaacaaaacaaaagggaaagagagagaaagagagaagataaaTGGATAATCCCTATCTGTTTGCATGTCTCCATTACTAATCCTGTATTCGAATTGAAACAGGCAGAAgctgagaagaagagaaggcaaGAGGAAAGTTGTGATATGTGACATTTATAGAATATTTGGTACTTTTACCTTTAAATGCTAACTATTGCTACACTGAACAATTTTACTTCGCCTGCTCCGTCCTTTACCAACAATTCATTTATTTGCATGCTCATTCATTTGGATGACTGtcttgttttaattttgatAGCTGTTGGAGTCTTGTTCTCTATCCGTCCTGCAGTCATGCTATATTCTTTTGGAAGCCTCAAAtatcttatatattttttgtcaGGCATCTTCTGTGAAACCTCAAGACTCTACTCAGTTGGTTGATTGTGGATCACAAACTTCAAATACTTCACAGTTGGGATCTCAAGCTTCTGCCAAAGGTGCATGTGTAACTTCATTCTTTTAACTTTCCTTTCCAATCTCATTTGTGGGGTGTCAACATGTTCATTTgtttttgattctttttgtgTCAACATGTTTTATTGTTCATAAGTGGTTTCTAGAAGCAACtgttttcacaaaaaaaaaaaaaaaaaagggttgtgCAGGAGAGAGATAATGCAAGAAAGAACCAGCTCTAATGGAAATATTACTATCTTTCCCCCTAAACATGTTCTTACACTTGAATGTTTTCCCCTGGATGCTACATTGAGTATGCTCCATAATGGATGTGACattattaataaattatttGGATGCACAATGTGCTTCATTGATGATCAAATAGGAAGTGATTAATTGAGGCAATATACTAACAGGTGGATCAGAAAATTGTGCTTTAAGTAATAGCagcatttcttaatggtttcattcattttcttaaaatttttaataagtaGTGCTGATGCACCTCTAATTGATATTTTGTCCAGGAAAAAATTATAGACAGGATAAATTTCTTAATGGATCCTGCTGATGCAAAACGCGTAAGAAGGTAACTTTAGCTCTCTCTGTTATTGTGCTAATTTTTTCATTCGATTTAAGGTTTGGTGCATAATGCTGTGTCCTTGGTACTGGCAATTGTGTGAATCTGTATGTCCGGCTTCCTGAAGGAACAATCCAATCC is drawn from Telopea speciosissima isolate NSW1024214 ecotype Mountain lineage chromosome 1, Tspe_v1, whole genome shotgun sequence and contains these coding sequences:
- the LOC122653263 gene encoding G-type lectin S-receptor-like serine/threonine-protein kinase LECRK2, yielding MINSRNVAYAAMLDNGNFVLESMKSDHIWESFRQPTDTMLPGQTLQVGGSLSSQLSKTDYSRGMFQLRLLEDGTLILNHVILPSYFPYAPYFSIGANPADDCSKLVFNESGRLYIERSNGSIVNLSPSAIFPIADFYHRATLDVRGAFYLYAHPRPSRGGTEDWSSEKSFPENVCNIKGSLGSGACGYNSYCEVANGMPKCKCPPEYTLNDPNNSLSGCKPKIPLVCEEGESGSPESLFEFKELRGTNWPFADYEKIEPISEEGCKNSCLLDCYCAVVIYSNVKCWKKRLPLSNGRFKANVTMKAFFKVRLPSSSSTKKKDQTIVILFGSMGGSIFMINFLLLAAICLTAFIAYQKRPKISKQVSSISETNLCSFTYEEIEEATNGFKEELGQGAFGIVYKGLYPFGSNNLVAVKRLNKLVQEGEKEFKTEVSVIGQIHHKNLVRLFGFCEEGPHRLLVYEFMSNGSLANFLFGLSRPHWDQRTQIAIGIARGLAYLHEECSTQIIHCDIKPQNILLDDFFRPRISDFGLAKLLMPDQVLTLTGIRGTRGYMAPEWFRSMPITAKVDTYSFGVMLLEIISCRSVAKTACGGEDKAILTDWAYDCYRYGKLEELVDRDEEATRDEKRLETLLMIAIWCIQEEPSLRPNMKEVLQMLEGTVNVPCPPCPFPFSSYC